Within the Candidatus Krumholzibacteriia bacterium genome, the region CCAGTATCTGCAACGTCGCTCCCGCCGGGCCGGCCGATGCGGTCACCGCCCGGCGCAGGTTCGCGTTGGGCGCCAGCTAGACTGTTGTTACTATCTAGGGCTGTGATTTCTCCGCAGTCGATGGAATCCTCAGATAATCCTCCAAATTGAAAACGGGATACCAGAAACCGCGAGCGAGAGGGCAAGAGCCGGGACGCACTTTGATTCACACGGTGACATGCTCACAAAGAACCCTCCTTCTGCTATAATGTAAGCTCCACTCCATGAGACATCCCGCCTTGAAGGATTGGTTCATGCTCCGGTTCATTCTTGGATCCATGCTCCTTGTAAGCTCGCTGGCCATCGCCGATTTGCGCCCCCTTGTGCGCAGCTCGGGGAATCCGCGTTCGAGCGTAACGGTTCTCAGCATTGAATCCTGCTGGGCCTTTGGTCACGAAGTGGAGTGTCAAACCCTGGAAGTTCTCAGTGAAGATCTGCCACCACGCGAGTTGACTCTTCGATGCTATCGAAATTCATCCTCCCTCGGCGCATTGATACTGACTACCGGAGGAACAGGAACAAGCTATTACACGGACTTCGGGCCGGAGGCGGAGCTTACGATTGAAACCGCTTACGCAAATGGACTCGCACTCTACGGCCTCGATGACTACATAGACATGGCCATCCTGAGTGGCGGGCCGCCGGTAGCCGATCTGAAGCGAGCGGTGTTTGGAGAGATCGACGACCCGGCACGGTGGCCCGACGGGCTCATGGGATTCTGGTTCACGGATTACCTCATGGGATGGGTAGGGAACGGGGATTATTGCGTGAACCGCTATGTTCCCCCTGAAATGGAAGAGATGGTCCACACGGCTCTGGATTCGGTGTCTCTCGTCTCACCCAATGCAATCCGCGACTTCGACCACGCCACCCGAATCCACTTCGTGCAAAGCGAAGATGAGACCCACGCCGACGAACAAGCCGCGCTTTACTTTGATGCACTTTCCTGCACGAAGTATTGGCACTTCATTGGCGAAATCACCGATCACGCCGTGCCCGGCACTGCCGAAGGAGCCGGGAAGATCCGACAGATTCTACTGGATGAACTCGGAGGATCGGTCGCTGTTGGGGAAGTCATCGGAGATCGGAAGTTCATCCATGCATACCCCAATCCCTTTCATCGAAGCACCTCGATTTCATTCGACCTGCCCCATTCCTCGGTTCTCCGCTTGAGCATTTTCTCGGTCGATGGCAGAAGGATCCGTAGCCTGGGCGCCGGAGAATATCCCGCAGGAGAACACCGTTTCGAATGGGATGGAAGAGACGATGGCGGACATGAAATGAAATCGGGGGTCTATTTCCTGAGAGCTGAATCGGGGAGCCGGCTTCTCGGCACGAAACCGCTAACGCTGCTTCGGTGATCGGCGCAAAACTTGCCAGCCGACCAGCCCGACCCAAGCGGGTATTCCTCCGCCTTTGAACATGTGAACAATCCGAGCCTAGGGAAGACTCAGGGAGAAACGCTCGCGTAGAAGCTCGCGGCCCCCTCCCTCGAGCCAGGCGGCGCTGTTGGCCTCGCGGGATCGAATCAGGCGTTCGGCC harbors:
- a CDS encoding FlgD immunoglobulin-like domain containing protein produces the protein MLRFILGSMLLVSSLAIADLRPLVRSSGNPRSSVTVLSIESCWAFGHEVECQTLEVLSEDLPPRELTLRCYRNSSSLGALILTTGGTGTSYYTDFGPEAELTIETAYANGLALYGLDDYIDMAILSGGPPVADLKRAVFGEIDDPARWPDGLMGFWFTDYLMGWVGNGDYCVNRYVPPEMEEMVHTALDSVSLVSPNAIRDFDHATRIHFVQSEDETHADEQAALYFDALSCTKYWHFIGEITDHAVPGTAEGAGKIRQILLDELGGSVAVGEVIGDRKFIHAYPNPFHRSTSISFDLPHSSVLRLSIFSVDGRRIRSLGAGEYPAGEHRFEWDGRDDGGHEMKSGVYFLRAESGSRLLGTKPLTLLR